The following coding sequences lie in one Pseudorasbora parva isolate DD20220531a chromosome 18, ASM2467924v1, whole genome shotgun sequence genomic window:
- the spry4 gene encoding protein sprouty homolog 4 yields MESRVPHHIPGVSSSIMVQPLLDSRVPYGRLQHPLTIYPIDQMKSLHLENDYIDTPAVISQQPPSHKASTRGQEVLLGAPHHPHLSRCEVPDATTHPWISFSGRPSSISSSSSTSSDQRLLDHAAPPPVVDPYTTSNGHGRTLVAEQPKVMSSKTQNIKAVAALPVEKKHVPLCEKCGKCRCTECTLPRALPSCWVCNQECLCSAQNLVDSVTCMCLVKGVFYHCTDEDEEGSCADKPCSCSHSNCCARWSFMAAVSLVLPCLVCYLPATGCAKLSQKCYDGVSRPGCRCKSNQTCKGAEVKACPLEKQAS; encoded by the coding sequence ATGGAGTCAAGGGTTCCTCACCACATTCCTGGAGTCTCCTCCTCCATCATGGTGCAGCCTTTGCTGGACAGCCGTGTTCCCTACGGGCGGCTCCAGCACCCATTAACTATCTACCCCATTGACCAAATGAAATCTTTACATTTGGAGAATGACTACATCGACACCCCTGCTGTGATCTCACAACAGCCACCGAGCCACAAGGCAAGCACGAGGGGGCAGGAAGTCCTGCTGGGAGCCCCACACCATCCTCATCTGTCCCGCTGCGAGGTCCCAGATGCCACCACACATCCGTGGATTTCATTCAGCGGTCGGCCAAGCtccatcagcagcagcagcagcacctCCTCCGACCAACGGCTGCTGGACCATGCAGCTCCTCCCCCTGTTGTGGATCCATACACTACTAGCAATGGCCATGGCAGGACCCTAGTTGCAGAGCAACCCAAGGTGATGAGCTCCAAGACTCAGAACATAAAGGCAGTGGCGGCCTTGCCAGTGGAGAAGAAGCACGTGCCGTTGTGTGAGAAGTGTGGAAAATGCCGATGCACAGAGTGCACGTTGCCTCGGGCCTTGCCCTCTTGTTGGGTTTGCAACCAGGAGTGCCTGTGCTCAGCGCAGAACCTAGTGGACTCGGTCACTTGCATGTGTCTAGTCAAGGGCGTCTTCTACCACTGCACTGATGAGGATGAGGAAGGCTCCTGCGCAGACAAGCCATGCTCCTGCTCGCACTCGAACTGTTGCGCACGCTGGTCCTTCATGGCCGCCGTTTCACTGGTGCTGCCTTGCCTGGTGTGCTATTTGCCCGCCACTGGTTGCGCCAAGCTTTCGCAGAAGTGCTACGATGGCGTCAGCCGCCCGGGCTGCCGCTGCAAAAGCAACCAGACCTGCAAGGGGGCAGAGGTCAAGGCCTGTCCGTTGGAAAAACAGGCCTCGTGA